Within Catenulispora sp. GP43, the genomic segment GTGTAGGAGGTTCAGCACTGCGAAGACCGCGCCGTATCCGTAGGTCGCCCACGGCGATTCGTCGATCTGCCGCAGCACCCTGTCCCATGCGCGCTCGGCTTCATGGTCTCCGCGAAGGCCGTGGATCGTCGCCACGCCGGCCGCCGCCGGGCCCAGGATCGACCCGGTCGGGCAGCCGGCCCGCTGCCAGCTTTCGAGGAAACGCTCGCTGATCGCCAGCACTTCCGGGACGTCGCCGCTCAGCGCGCCGGTCACCAGCAGCCCGCCGGTGGCCCGATGACCGACCTCGGCCAGCAGCGGATGGTCCGCGAGTCGCCGGGCCCACCTCCGGGCGCCGGGCAGGTCTCCCGTGCCGACGCCGGCTTCGGTGGCCTCGGTGAGTGCCTCGATCAGTTCGAGCGTGCCGGCCGGCGTGTCCGCGACGGACTCCAGCAGCGCGGCCCGCCGCCGCGCCGTGGCCGCGGCGGCGAAGGCGTCGCCGGCCCAGCTGCGGGCGCCGACGAGGGTGTCGAGCGCGGCTGACTCGGCCAGCGGGTCGCCGGCGCGGCGCGCGAGGTCGACGGCATGTTCGGCGGACGCGATGGCCCCTGCGGCGGCGTCGGCGGCCGTGCGCTCGCCGGCGAAGGCGTCGGTGAGCGTCCGTCCGGCTTCGGCCGTCGCCACCGCGGCCAGGGCGGCCAGGGCGGCCGGATCCTCGGCGGCGAGGTCGCGCGCCTGGGTGATGAGCGCATTCGCCTCCTGCTGGGGCAGGGGCTTGGCGAACTTGCTCGCGAACCGGTACGCGTCGCCGGCCGCGGTCGCCAGATCGCGTGCGGCAGCGCCGAGGTCCCCGCCGCGGCGGGCGGCGTCGGCGGCCTCCAGGCGCAGCCGGTGCATGTCGTCGCCGTGCATGCGGCATCCCGCGACCGCGGCGGCGTGCCGCAGCATCTCCGCGGCGACGGCCGGGTCGTCGGCGAGCCCGGCCGCCTGCTCGTAGCGGCGCTGGGACTCGCCGATCAGCTGTCGGGCGAACGCCGCCCGCGCCAGGTGGCCCGCGAGCCGGCACGCGTCAGCCCGCTGATCCGGCTGCTCGGCCGCCCAGGCCAGCACCGCGCGCAGGTCGTCGGCCACGGCGTCGAAGCCGGCGCGCCGGTCCGATCCGGCCCGCGCGAGCCCGTCGGCGGCCGTCAGGCTCCACCGCAGGTGCCGGAGCCGGACGTCGGCCAGCTCGCCGGCCGCGGCCAACCGCTCCGTCCCGTACCGGCGGATCGTCTCCGGCGCGCGGTACGCGGTCGCCGACGCGGACGCTGTCACCGTCACCGTCAGCAGGCTCTGTTCAGCCAGCCGCGCCAGGCCGTCAGCCACGACGATCATCTCGGACCCGGCAACCTCCGCGGCCGCGCCGAGGGTGAACGGCGCCACGAACACCGAGATCCGCCGCAGGAGCGTCTGGTCGTCGGAGTCCAGCAGCGCGTAGCTCCAGTCCAGCGCGGCCCGCACGGAGCGGTGCCGGTCGTCGGCGCGCGAGCCGCCGGTCAGCATCCGCAGCGGATCGGACAGCGCGGCGGTGACACCGTCCAGTCCGAGCGTCGGCAGCCGCGCCGCCGCCAGCTCGATCGCCAACGCCATGCCGTCGAGCCGTTCGCAGATCTCGACGACGCGCCCGCGCTGCGCGGGTTCCGGCACCCAGCCGACCGCCTCGCTCCGGCCGGTGAACAGCGCGACCGCGTCCGAGTCGCCGCCGCCGGCCAGGGAGAACGGCGGGACCGCATACACCCGCTCGAAGGGCACCATCAGCCGGGCCCGGCTGGTCGCCAGCACCGTCAGCTCCGGACAGGTCCCGAGCAGCCGCTCCAGGAACGGAGCCACACCGTCCCTGACGTGCTCGCAGTTGTCCAGGACCAGCAGCGCGCGGCGGCCGGCCAGCGCCGCGGCCACCGACTCCCGCAGACCGGCGCCCGGCTGCTCGCCGACACCCAGCGCGGCGGCGACGGCGGCCGCGACCATCCCCGGCTCGGTCACCGGCACCAGGTCGACGAACCAGGCCCCGGCGGGGAAGTCGCCGGACGTCCGCTCGGCGACCGCCAGGGCCAGCCGCGTCTTGCCGACGCCGCCCGGCCCGATCGCGACCACGTGGCGGTTCGTCCTGAGCAGTTCGGCCAGCTCGGCGCTCTCCGGGACCCGGCCGACGAACGGGGTCAGCGGCCGCGGCAGGTCCGGGGCCGGCCGGGGTGACTCGCCGGCGGCCGCGACACCGGCGCCGACAGCTCCGACCGCCCCGGCTGCCCCGGCTGCCCCGGCTGCCGCCAGCTGGGCCAGCGCCCGCCGATCCGTCGCTCCCAACTTGCGCAGCAACGAGGAGACGTGGCTTTCGACGGTGCGCACGGAGATGAACAGCCGGGCCGAGATCTCGGCGTTGGTGAGGTGCTCCCCGAGCAGCGCCAACACCTCTGCCTCGCGGGCCGAGACCTCCGCGGTCATGTCCACGCCGCCCATTGTCCCGTATGCCGATCCGTGGCCGGATCCGTGGTCACCACGGATGTGGCCGCACCCCGTCCGGCACGAGGCTGTGAGCACGGCCGATCCGCCGAGGCCCACGACCATCAGGAGCGAACATGTCCGACCCCGCGACGTACGGCATCAAGACCGTCCTGCACCCCGTCGCCGACCTGGCGAAGGCGAAAGCCGTCTACGCGGCGCTGTTCGGCATGAACCCGCAGACCGACGCGCCGTACTACGTCGGCTTCGACGTCGCCGGCCTCCACGTCGGCCTGGTGCCCGACGGCGGCCCGCAAGGCATGGCCTCGCCGGTCGCCTACTGGGACGTGCCGGACATCGCGGCGGCCCTGGCCGCGGTGACGGCCGCCGGCGCCCGCGTCGCCGAGCCGGTGCGCGACGTGGGCCGCGGCCGGCTGGTGGCCACCTTCACCGATGTCGACGGCAACGTCCTGGGGCTGATCCAGGACCAGTGACCGGCGCCGCGACCACCCGTCCCACCCGATCGCCCACAGAGTCAGGAGACTCACATGACTACCACGAAGAACACGCCGAAGACCGACGCCGGCGCGGGGTACGACGGCTTCACCGCCGATGAGCG encodes:
- a CDS encoding VOC family protein translates to MSDPATYGIKTVLHPVADLAKAKAVYAALFGMNPQTDAPYYVGFDVAGLHVGLVPDGGPQGMASPVAYWDVPDIAAALAAVTAAGARVAEPVRDVGRGRLVATFTDVDGNVLGLIQDQ
- a CDS encoding LuxR C-terminal-related transcriptional regulator → MTAEVSAREAEVLALLGEHLTNAEISARLFISVRTVESHVSSLLRKLGATDRRALAQLAAAGAAGAAGAVGAVGAGVAAAGESPRPAPDLPRPLTPFVGRVPESAELAELLRTNRHVVAIGPGGVGKTRLALAVAERTSGDFPAGAWFVDLVPVTEPGMVAAAVAAALGVGEQPGAGLRESVAAALAGRRALLVLDNCEHVRDGVAPFLERLLGTCPELTVLATSRARLMVPFERVYAVPPFSLAGGGDSDAVALFTGRSEAVGWVPEPAQRGRVVEICERLDGMALAIELAAARLPTLGLDGVTAALSDPLRMLTGGSRADDRHRSVRAALDWSYALLDSDDQTLLRRISVFVAPFTLGAAAEVAGSEMIVVADGLARLAEQSLLTVTVTASASATAYRAPETIRRYGTERLAAAGELADVRLRHLRWSLTAADGLARAGSDRRAGFDAVADDLRAVLAWAAEQPDQRADACRLAGHLARAAFARQLIGESQRRYEQAAGLADDPAVAAEMLRHAAAVAGCRMHGDDMHRLRLEAADAARRGGDLGAAARDLATAAGDAYRFASKFAKPLPQQEANALITQARDLAAEDPAALAALAAVATAEAGRTLTDAFAGERTAADAAAGAIASAEHAVDLARRAGDPLAESAALDTLVGARSWAGDAFAAAATARRRAALLESVADTPAGTLELIEALTEATEAGVGTGDLPGARRWARRLADHPLLAEVGHRATGGLLVTGALSGDVPEVLAISERFLESWQRAGCPTGSILGPAAAGVATIHGLRGDHEAERAWDRVLRQIDESPWATYGYGAVFAVLNLLHHGRAEEALQRMTPGPDAVWRWVTWTWLHWYVAQRAEAAVLAGSPDARDLLAQARAVVAGNPVADALVERAEALLDGNQSRMLAATAAFDAAGCRYQAARTMVLAGGDHAVLGEAAIADLGFAPVVPIRRQ